DNA sequence from the Candidatus Neomarinimicrobiota bacterium genome:
CTGGGAAACCAAAATCGGGGACCGCTCCTTCACACTGAACGAGGATACCACACTGGCGTTCAAGTACTTCAATAACGAGCCCCCGGCTGGCCAGATAGTCGAGGCGAAGGTTGTCTTCTCGGTGGATGTTGGCGCTTACGAAACAATGGGTATCTTCAGCGTCGACCGGGAAGATACCGTGCAGGTACGCGGAGGATTTAACGGATGGGGTCGTGATGCCCTCCCGGATCAGAGCAACCTGGTCCTGCTGCGGGTGCCTGGTACCACGGTCTACTATCAAGGCATTACCCTGACCAAGTTCGTCGGTTCGACCGATGAATATAAATACTACATCAAGTTAAGTCAGACGTCGCGGGATCTGTTTTTAGCCCAGAATCCTTATTTCTTTGATGACATGCAATATGAGAATCCCGCGGACTGGGGTGGTGGCAACCGGATGTTCACCTTTGAAGGAGATCCCGATACGCCGCAGCAGCTGCCGCTGGAGTATTATGCCGGTGTGCCACCGCTGGGTCTGATTCCTGATGGTGATACGGTGTCAATCACTTTCACGGTAGATATGCGGCCGGGTATTCTGGCGGCCACGCCGCTCTTTGATCCGGCAGCCGACTCGGTCTGGTGGGTGCCGAAAGATGAGTGGGTTGCGCACGTGCTAGGGTATCTCCGACCGGGTGCTGGTGAAGAGAAGCGCCCCACGCTGAAGATGACCCCCACAGCGGCGAATGATTCCATCTACACTATCACCTTCGATTACATTGGCCCCATACCGTATACCATGGTGTACGTGTATGAGTTCGGTAGTGAGGTCAATGGCTATATCCAGGAGGGAGGTGGATTTGCCGCCGGCCGGTTCCGTTGTCGCTATATCCAACCGGAGCTTATCGGGCCGGTGGTCTGGCCGCGGAACTACACGGTGCCAACCGATCTGGTACAGAAGGAGGCACCGCTGGTACAGGAGGAGCCACCTGAGCTCGAAGTGGTGGGGATAGCGGATGAGCAGCTAGTGCCCAGAGGGTTCAGTGTCAGCCAGAACTATCCCAATCCCTTCAATCCCACTACGGAGATTCGGTTCACCTTGCCGAAAGCCGATGACGTATCATTCACGGTCTATAATCTGCTGGGCCAGCGGGTTGTGACCTATAGCCGTTACTTCCCGGCTCCTGGAACCTATGCCTTCCGCTGGCATGGCCTCAACCAGGCAGGCCGGTCGGTGCCCAGCGGCATCTACTTCTATGAAGTAAAGACCTCGGAGTATCGGGTCACCAGAA
Encoded proteins:
- a CDS encoding T9SS type A sorting domain-containing protein; the encoded protein is WETKIGDRSFTLNEDTTLAFKYFNNEPPAGQIVEAKVVFSVDVGAYETMGIFSVDREDTVQVRGGFNGWGRDALPDQSNLVLLRVPGTTVYYQGITLTKFVGSTDEYKYYIKLSQTSRDLFLAQNPYFFDDMQYENPADWGGGNRMFTFEGDPDTPQQLPLEYYAGVPPLGLIPDGDTVSITFTVDMRPGILAATPLFDPAADSVWWVPKDEWVAHVLGYLRPGAGEEKRPTLKMTPTAANDSIYTITFDYIGPIPYTMVYVYEFGSEVNGYIQEGGGFAAGRFRCRYIQPELIGPVVWPRNYTVPTDLVQKEAPLVQEEPPELEVVGIADEQLVPRGFSVSQNYPNPFNPTTEIRFTLPKADDVSFTVYNLLGQRVVTYSRYFPAPGTYAFRWHGLNQAGRSVPSGIYFYEVKTSEYRVTRKMTLLK